The following proteins come from a genomic window of Miscanthus floridulus cultivar M001 chromosome 2, ASM1932011v1, whole genome shotgun sequence:
- the LOC136538261 gene encoding dof zinc finger protein DOF5.7-like — MASATGDDATRKGGTGGAPACGGTAPPPPTTQTQTQQQPPPPPPEQGLRCPRCDSPNTKFCYYNNYSLSQPRHLCKTCRRYWTKGGALRNVPVGGGCRKNKRSRSAAAVAAAAAASRLSLNLPPDAAAADQQAARLGFLGAAAAGGAPAIDYHQQQPGAAAVGMMALPRLHAPGAVVGQYVPFGEWPSGDLSSGGGGGACHAVNGGAAVSMSSSIASSIESLSFINQDLHWKLQQQRLATMFLGTPTTSTGAAAAHVDGGAEAGAAAALHVVGGAFLQMAAGPPPPGMVEATMPPSAATSWFMDSSCYVLPSPTAHAIANTAAASSSCNVVSSGGGDDDKATSNNNCGSAIPSWGDLSTFAMLP; from the coding sequence ATGGCGTCGGCGACGGGGGACGACGCGACACGCAAGGGCGGCACCGGCGGTGCACCTGCCTGCGGGGGCACGGCGCCGCCTCCTCCTACCACGCAGACGCagacgcagcagcagccgccgcccccgccgcccgAGCAGGGGCTGCGGTGCCCGCGCTGCGACTCCCCCAACACCAAGTTCTGCTACTACAACAACTACAGCCTGTCGCAGCCGCGCCACTTGTGCAAGACGTGCCGCAGGTACTGGACCAAGGGCGGCGCGCTCCGCAACGTGCCCGTCGGCGGGGGGTGCCGCAAGAACAAGCGCTCGCGCTCCGCGGCCGccgtggccgcggcggcggcggcctcgcgCCTCTCGCTCAACCTGCCgccggacgccgccgccgccgaccagcaGGCGGCGAGGCTGGGCTTCCTtggcgcggccgccgccggcggcgcccCCGCGATCGACTACCACCAGCAGCAGCCGGGGGCCGCCGCCGTCGGCATGATGGCCCTGCCGCGGCTCCACGCTCCCGGCGCCGTCGTCGGCCAGTACGTGCCGTTCGGGGAGTGGCCGTCGGGGGACCTTtcttccggcggcggcggcggagcctgCCACGCGGTGAACGGTGGCGCGGCGGTGAGCATGAGCAGCAGCATCGCGTCGTCCATCGAGTCGCTGAGCTTCATCAACCAGGACCTGCACTGGAAGCTGCAGCAGCAGCGGCTGGCCACCATGTTCCTGGGcacgccgacgacgagcaccggcgccgcggcggcccatgtcgacggcggcgcggaggcaggagcagcagcagcactgcaTGTAGTAGGCGGCGCCTTCTTGCAGATGGCTGCGGGACCACCACCACCCGGCATGGTGGAGGCCACCATGCCGCCGTCGGCGGCGACGTCGTGGTTCATGGACAGCTCCTGCTACGTGCTCCCTTCCCCGACCGCGCATGCTATTGCTAACACGGCCGCGGCCAGCAGCAGCTGCAACGTagtcagcagcggcggcggcgacgacgacaaaGCCACGTCGAACAACAACTGCGGGAGTGCAATCCCGTCGTGGGGCGACTTGTCGACGTTCGCGATGCTGCCTTGA